The genomic segment AAAGATATTTCTGTTGGTCAAATCAGCGGAGCTATGGGCACTTATGCCAATACTGATCCAGAAATAGAAAGAATAACTTGCGAACTTTTGGACCTTGAGTGTGACACTGCTAGCACTCAAGTTATCTCAAGAGATAGGCATGCTAATTATGTGCAGATTCTTGCTTTGATTGGATCTTCACTAGATCGTTTTTCTACAGAAATTAGAAACCTTCAAAGAACGGATGTTCTTGAAGTAGAGGAAAACTTTGCTAAAGGCCAAAAAGGAAGCTCTGCAATGCCTCATAAAAGAAATCCCATACGTAGTGAACGGGTAAGTGGGCTTTCCAGGGTTTTAAGAAGTTATGTAGTTGCAGCTCTTGAAAATGTAGCCCTATGGCACGAAAGAGATATAAGCCACAGCTCCAATGAAAGATTAATGCTGCCAGACACATCTATTACTCTTCATTTCATGATCACAGAAATGACCGCAATAATTAAAGGTCTTGGAGTATATCCAAATAATATGCTGAAAAATTTGAACATTTATGGAGGAGTAGTGTTTAGTCAAAGAGTACTTTTGGCTTTAGTTGAGAATGGAATGAGTAGAGAAGATTCTTATCGATTAGTTCAAAAAAATGCTCATTCAGCCTGGAATCAACCCGAAGGAAATTTCAAAAAGAACCTTGAGAATGACCCAGAGGTAATGAATAGTCTCTCTACTGAAAAACTCTCTGATTGCTTCTCAACCGAATTACATCAATCAAATTTGAGAGTTATTTGGGAAAGACTTGGCATATAACTTTAAAATCTGAATCAATTAATATCAGTGAATACACTCTAAAAAGGTAAAAGAACTAGATTTAATCAAAATCTATATTTATAATTTTCTATTCCTTAGGAAACTTAAAAATTCTCAACCCAATATCAATGTCCAACATGAAACGACTTGAGAAAGATAGCCTAGGTTCAATTGATGTTCCAAATGATGCGCTATGGGGAGCTCAAACTCAACGCTCAATATTGAATTTTGCTATCGGG from the Prochlorococcus marinus str. NATL2A genome contains:
- the purB gene encoding adenylosuccinate lyase gives rise to the protein MIERYTNPEMGNIWSDQAKYQTWLDVEIAACEANCKLGKIPQSAMETIRTKARFKSERILEIEEEVRHDVIAFLTNVNEYVGDAGRYIHVGMTSSDVLDTGLALQLKSSVKLLRKELLLLEEAIRDLASQHKKTVMIGRSHAIHGEPITFGFKLAGWLAETLRNKDRLNSLEKDISVGQISGAMGTYANTDPEIERITCELLDLECDTASTQVISRDRHANYVQILALIGSSLDRFSTEIRNLQRTDVLEVEENFAKGQKGSSAMPHKRNPIRSERVSGLSRVLRSYVVAALENVALWHERDISHSSNERLMLPDTSITLHFMITEMTAIIKGLGVYPNNMLKNLNIYGGVVFSQRVLLALVENGMSREDSYRLVQKNAHSAWNQPEGNFKKNLENDPEVMNSLSTEKLSDCFSTELHQSNLRVIWERLGI